Genomic segment of Candidatus Paceibacterota bacterium:
TGCAGGAATAAGACGGCCGAGGATAACGTTCTCCTTGAGTCCGCGGAGATGATCCGTAGCTCCTTCGACTGCGGCCTGAATAAGGACGCGTGAAGTGCTCTGGAACGATGCTGCAGAAAGGAATGACTCCTTCGTGAGAGCGATGTCAGTAATACCGAGCACGATGCGCTCAGCAACTGCGGGCTCGCCACCCTTGGCGATGACTGCATTGTTCTCATCGACAAGCTCTGCCTCTTCGACAGTATCACTTGGAGAGAAACGCGTATCACCAGGCTGACGCACGCGCATGCGTGAGAACATCTGGCGCACCATGATTTCGAGATGCTTACGTGAAGTTGAAACACCTTGTGTCTCGTAAATACGATTGATCTCAGAAATGATGTAACGCTCTGCGGCCATCTTGCCACCATACTTGAAAAGTGTTTCGATATCAGCGTAACCGTCGGTCATGATCTGACCTGCGACCACTGTATCTCCAACCTTTACCTTTGGCTGACGGCGATATGAAACTGAGTGCTCAGCTTCATTCTTACCCTTCTTACCACCCTCACCAACGACAACGATCACGAGGTCCTCCTTGTCACCGCGGCGAATTTCCGCAACAACACCGTCGAACTTTGCAACTGCGGCTTCAGCCTTTGGAGACTGGCGCTCGAAAACGTCTTCAACGCGAGGGAGACCCATCGTAATGTCCTCACCAACTGCACCACCGGCATGGAACGTACGCATTGTAAGCTGCGTTCCTGGCTCACCGATAGCCTGTGCGGCGACGATACCTACAGTCTCACCGAGCGCAACAATGCGTCCACGACCGAGGTCCATTCCGTAACACTGCTGACATACGCCACGGAGCACCTTACAGGTGAGTGGTGAACGTACGTTTGCAGTAAGTACACCAGCCTTGTCTGCGGCAATAGCTTCGTCGCGACCCATAAGTGTACCCTTCTTAAACACTACCGTGCCGTCTGGTGTGACAATGTCCTTTGCGGCAACGCGACCACGGAGGAGGCGTGAAAGTGGGATTTCAATACCACCTGCATTCTCCTTCGAAAGTGCAATACCTGAACGATCGTTACAATCCTTTTCGGCAACGATGAAGTCCTGTGCAACATCAACGAGACGACGAGTGAGGTAACCGGCCTTTGCGGTATTAAGCGCGGTATCGGTCATACCCTTACGTGAACCGTGCGTTGAGAGGAAGTACTCGAGTGGAGTAAGACCCTCCTTGAGTGACGGGATCATCGGGAAGTCAATGATGCGGCCCGATGGTCCTTGTGTGAGTCCCTTCATACCGACCATCTTCGTCACCTGGTTAATAGAACCACGAGCACCCGAGGTAATCATGTCGACAACTGGACCATCCTTTGGAAGTCCGGCTGGCACCACGCGCTGAATCGCATTTTCGACTTCGCGCCAAATCGTAATGACGGCATCATACTTCTCTTCGATAGAGAGCAAACCGTCATTGTAGTGAGCAAACACTTCCTTCTCATTGCGGTATGCCTCTGCAAGGATCGCATCCTTCTCTGGTGGAACGTTCACGTCAGAAAGTGACCAGGTAATACCTGACTTAGTGACGTACTTGTATCCGAATGCCTTCACCTTGTCGAGTACGTCTGGAGTTGCGTCCACGCCGTACTTCGTAAGGAGGTCATCCACGAGATTTGAAAGGTCCTTCTTTGTGATCTCCTTATTGATATAAGGGAAATCCTTTGGCAAGACTGAGTTGAAGAGCAAGCGTCCTGGAGTCGTTTCGAATGGCTTTCCACCAAAGATTGCATACTTAGGACTTGTTGATGGCATGACCGTAACCTTTGCACGGAAACCTACAACATTGAAGTCATATGCAGTAATCGCTGAGTTTGGAGATGGAAAAATCTTTCCCTCACCCTTGTCACCATTGATGATCTTTGTCATCCAGTAACAACCAAGAACGATGTCCTGTGATGGATTCACGACTGGATCACCAGAACCTGGCTTCAAGAGATTCTTATTCGATGCCATGAGCTCACGAGCTTCTGCCTGTGCCTCATCTGAAAGAGGAACGTGAACAGCCATTTGGTCTCCATCAAAGTCAGCGTTAAAGGCTGGCGTAACGAGTGGGTGGACCTGGATAGCATTACCTTCGATAAGGATTGGCTGGAAGGCCTGAATACCAAGGCGGTGGAGTGTTGGTGCACGATTGAGGAGCACGTACTTACCCTTAATCACCTCTTCGAGATTTGCCCATACCTCTGGGATACCATCGTCAATGAGACGATTTGCACCGCGGATGTTGAAGGCAAGACCCTGTTCGATGAGCTTTGCAATGACAAATGGGCGGAAGAGCTCAAGTGCCATGTGCTTTGGAAGTCCACACTGGTGGAGCTTCAAATCTGGACCGACGACAATAACCGAGCGACCTGAGTAGTCGACACGCTTTCCGAGAAGGTTCTGACGGAAGAGTCCACCCTTACCCTTAAGCATATCAGCGAGGCTCTTGAGCTCACGCTTACGTGCAGGGCTCGCAGCCTGACTTGCAGTGTTGTGACGAATCGAGTTGTCGATAAGTGCATCGACTGCTTCCTGGAGAATACGCTTCTCGTTGCGGAGAATGACCTCAGGTGCATCAATCTCAAGAAGTTTCTTGAGACGGTTATTGCGGTTAATGACACGACGATAGAGATCGTTCACATCACTCGTTGCATGACGTCCACCTTCAAGTGCGACCATTGGGCGCACTCCTGGAGGAATCACTGGAAGTACCGTAAGGAACATCCACTCTGGGCGTACTCCTGAGCGGAGCATAGCCTTGATAAGCGAAAGACGCTTAAAGAGTTTTGGACGATCAGTTGCGTTTGCCTTTTCAAGGCGAAGTTCCACAGCTTCCTTGTACTCTGCAACATTAAGCTTCTTGAAGAGATCATAGATTGCTTCTGCACCGATTGCTGCCTCAAATGCTGAAGAATACTTGAGTGAGAACTTATGGTAAGTAAGCTCGTCCATGACGAGACCTACCGCAAGTGACTCGATCTCCTTCTTTGCAACGGTGAGTGCCTCCTTGATGCGATCCTTTGCACGCTGGTCACTGAGGCTCTTCACGCGAGACTTATACTCACGATCAAGCTCATCAAGCAATCCTTTCTTCTCTGTCTCTGACACAGAAGTGATCATGTAGGCAGCGAAGTAGATGACGCGCTCGATATCTGCCATTGGCGTATTGAGCAATAGCCCGATACGACTTGGCACACCGCGCAAAAACCAAATGTGCGAAACTGGGGCTGCAAGCTCGATGTGTCCCATGCGCTCACGGCGCACGACAGAACGAGTGATCTCAACACCACACTTCTCACAGACAATACCGCGATAGCGGATGCCCTTGTACTTTCCGCAGTAACATTCGAAATCCTTCTCAGGTCCGAAGATACGTTCATCAAAGAGACCTCCGCGCTCAGAACGCTGCGTGCGGTAGTTGATGGTCTCTGGCTTTGTCACCTCACCATAGGACCACGTACGCATCACTTCAGGAGAAGCGAGCGCAATGGTCATCGCATTGAAATCGTTTTGTGGTTCTTTCATATGTATGCTGATGAGGATTATTAATTATTCTGTGTGTCTGAGGCTGCAAGTGACGGAGCGCGATAAATCGTCTCCTCTTCACCGATGCGCTGCTTGAGCTGCACGTCGAGTGAAAGACCACGGAGTGTTGCAAGAAGGACATGGAAGGTTGCAGGCAAACCTGGTTCCTTAATCTCCTTTCCGCGCACAATCGAGTCGAATACTGCAGAACGTCCGAGGATATCGTCCGACTTGTAGGTGAGCATTTCGCGAAGGATATGCGCTGCGCCATATCCCTGGAGTGCCCACACTTCCATTTCTCCAAAACGCTGTCCACCGCCCTGTGCACGACCACCAAGTGGCTGCTGGGTGATGAGTGAGTAGGGTCCAATCGAGCGCATGTGGATCTTGTCTTCGACCATGTGGTGAAGCTTCAAGATGTACATGTAGCCGACAGAAACTGCCTGTTCGAAGTATTCTCCCGTGCGTCCATCGCGAAGCATCTGCTTACCGTCTGGACGGAAGCCTGCTTTCACGAGCTCTGCCTGAATTTCTTCTTCCTGTACACCAAGGAATGATGGCGTAATAGCCTGGTAGCCAAGCTTCTTGGCGGCCATTCCAAGATGGAGTTCGAAAATTTGTCCGAGGTTCATACGTGATGGCACACCGAGTGGTGTAAGAATCACATCGACAGGACGACCGTCATCCATGTATGGCATTTCCTCCTGTGGAAGAATCTTTGAGATAACACCCTTGTTTCCGTGACGACCTGCGAGCTTATCACCCACAGAGATGTTACGAAGCTGAGCGACCTCGATATAGATACGCTTGATGACACCGCTCTCGAGTGCGTCACCCTTCTCGCGAGAGAAGACCTTCACACCGATAACGCGTCCACGCTTGCCATGTTCCATGCGGAGTGAAGTATCCTTCACATCACGTGCCTTCTCACCGAAGATCGAACGGAGGAGACGCTCTTCTGGAGTGAGGAGTGCCTCACCCTTTGGAGTAATCTTACCGACGAGAATATCGCCTGAGCGCACTTCTGCGCCGATACGTACGATACCTTCATGGTCGAGATCCTTCAGCTTTGCTTCACCGACATTTGGGATGTCAGGTGTTGTTGACTCGGGTCCAAGCTTCGTGTCGCGCACGTTGACGATGAACTTCTCAATATGGATAGAGGTGAGGTACTGCTCACGTACAAGGCGCTCATTCAAAATGATGGCGTCCTCGTAGTTGCTACCACCCCAACTCATGAACGCAACCATGAGGTTCTGTCCAAGAGCCATCTCTCCCTTATCTGATGTTGAAGTATCTGCAAGCACATCTCCCTTCTTCACCTTGTCGCCCACCTGGACGATAGGACGCTGATGGAAACAACCTGCGTCGTTAGTCATGAGGAAGTTCATGAGTGGCATGTCCACTTCATTTCCCTTTGTGTCCTTCACAACAATGTGACGTGCGTCGACTGCCTTGATGACTCCATCACGGTCAGCGAGTACGACACGACCTGAGTCGCGAGCGATACGACCCTCGATACCTGTAGCAACGATAGGTGCTTCTGGCGCGATGAGTGGTGTTGCCTGCTTCTGCATGTTTGAACCCATGAGTGCACGGTTCGCGTCATTGTGTTCCAGGAAAGGAATCGATGATGTAGCGACAGAAAATGCCTGGTTCGTTGACACGTCGATATAGTCGACCTGCTTTGAGTCGACGATCGATGGAATACCTGCAACGCGAGCCTCGATACGACTTGCAGTAATCTTGCCGGTATCATCATAAGGAACTGCGGCGTGAGCAATCGTCACACGCTCTTCCTCAAGTGCGTTCATATAGACGATCTCATTGGTAATCTTACCCTTTACGACCTTTGCGTATGGGGTTTCGATAACACCGAATTCGTTTGTACGAGCGTATGTTGAGAAGCGAAGCACGAGACCAATGTTCTGTCCTTCTGGGGTATGCACTGGGCAGAGACGTCCGTAGTGCGATGAGTGCACGTCTCGAACCTCAAGTCCTGCGCGCTCCTTAGTGAGTCCACCTGGACCCATAGCTGAACAGGTACGGAGCTGCTCCACTTCGTCGAGGATATTTGCCTGACCCAAAAGCTGTGAGAGCTGGTTGGTCGTGAAGAATTCCTTGAGACGAGCCTGGAGAGGACGAGGAGAAACGAAATTGACAGGAAGTGTCGTATCGCTTTCAGCGGTCGACATACGATCCTGAATATTTCGCTTCATCTGCGTCATACCGACACGGAGCTTTGCCTGAAGCATTTCTCCGACGTAACGCACGCGGCGGCTACCGAGGTGATCGATATCGTCTTCGCGAGCATTTGGAGTGTGATTGAGTTCTGCAACATGAGAAAGAGTGAGTACGAGGTCCTCAATAGTGAGTACACGCTGCGCTGTTGCCTTCTCGTCCATTCCAAGATTGAAACGCTTGTTGAAGCGGAAGCGTCCGACGGTTGAGAGGTCGTAACGCTCACGCTGAAAGAGTGCGCCAATGAGTTCGGCTGCATTTGTTGTTGTCGTCACATCACCGTCACGAATCTTACGGTAAATCTCGACATATGAGTCCTCGAGGCTCTTTGCGGGATCCTTTGCAAGTGTCTTTTCGATAGCACGCTTTGCATCAGGATTGCCCTTGAAGAGCTCGATGAGCTGCTCATCATTCTTCGTCTGTGCGAAGATACGGAGGAGCGCAGTTACCGGAAACTTACGCTTACGGTCGATCTTGGCCCAGATGACTTCATCAGCATCGGTCTCAAGTTCGATCCATGCACCACGAGAAGGAATGATCTTTGCACCAAAGAAACGCCCAGTCTTGAGCTCCTGTGCTGTAAAGAAGATACCGTATGAACGTGCGAGCTGTGGGACGACCACGCGCTCAACGCCGTTGACGATGAAAGTTCCGCGAACCGTCATGACAGGAAAATCTGCCATGAAGATTTCTTGAGTCTTTTCAATTCCAAGCTGCTTGTTTGAAAGCTTCACTTCCGCGCGAAGTGGAGTCTCCAAAGAGATCTTGTTCTCACGAGCATAATGCTCATCAAAGCGAGGTGGCAAAAGTTCAAACCCCGTGAATTCGAGATCGAACTTCTTCTTCGAATAATCCTGTATTGGACTGAACTCGGCGAAGATCTCCTTCAAGCCGTCAGTGATCAGCCACTGATACGATTCTTTTTGTGCCGCAACCAGATCGGGAGCTTCCACGAGTGGTGCACGGTACAAACCAAAATGCTTCTTATTCAACTTCTCCATATATATAAGAGTGTGGTATAGGAATACAGCGATTAATAAGAGCTCTTGAAACTCAACATAGGTAATCGGTAAGCAGTAATCAGTAATCAGGGCAAATGCACGAACAGTATTCAGCGCATCTAGCCTGATTACTGTTTACTGATTACTGTTCACTAACTACGAGAACATGACGAAAAAATACCTGAGAGCAAAAAGCCCCTTCAGGTTTCAGATCAATACGTTCTTTGTTATGCTGAGTTCTTCAAAGCGTGGATTATACTCAACCAACCAACACCTCCAGCAGTTACTCATTCACGAGGATATGCAAGGCATTATAACGCCTTCTCCACAGGTTTGTCAAGCGAATCTATTGACATTCTGTGGATAAACGCTAGGAAAACTTGTGGATAGCCGGTAATTGAACTCATTAGGACTATTTACGGCTTACATTCAAGGAAATTTGCTGTTTGACTTTGATTACCTTCGTGTTAGCCTTAAGACAGAACAATCGGCATGGAGGTGCCCAATGTACAATCTCCACCCACTATTTCACTGTGCGAGCTGTGGTGAGCTCATTATCGGAAAAGCAATTTTCTGCATCGGTAGCGAACCACATACCAAGATGGACGAGAAGATTCGCTGCACGTACGACGTGCACGGAAATCACGACCAGACTGAGGTTGTTCTCCTTTCTGGCTGCCAGGTTGGCCGCACTGGTAGCTTCCTTATGCCTGCTCCCCATCTTTGCGACGACGTGACCTCGGGCTTCCTGAGACATGTCGGCTACAAAAGCATTCTACTGAGTGACGAATAAATCAAAAGGCTTGCGCAGTGCGCGGGCCTTTTTCTATTTTTCGAACGCCTCCACGTGCCAAAATAGTTATGTTATCATTTGCTTATGATATACATCCGAAACCACCACCGAAAGGACATTCCCTATCGCATCACATGGCTAAACGATGAGTTGGTAAATAAATACCTGGGAGGCGACCCAAAAGTTAAAACTACAGAAAAGAGGCAGCAAGAGTGGTTTGATCGCTATGAGAAGTCAAAGGACAAG
This window contains:
- the rpoC gene encoding DNA-directed RNA polymerase subunit beta' — protein: MKEPQNDFNAMTIALASPEVMRTWSYGEVTKPETINYRTQRSERGGLFDERIFGPEKDFECYCGKYKGIRYRGIVCEKCGVEITRSVVRRERMGHIELAAPVSHIWFLRGVPSRIGLLLNTPMADIERVIYFAAYMITSVSETEKKGLLDELDREYKSRVKSLSDQRAKDRIKEALTVAKKEIESLAVGLVMDELTYHKFSLKYSSAFEAAIGAEAIYDLFKKLNVAEYKEAVELRLEKANATDRPKLFKRLSLIKAMLRSGVRPEWMFLTVLPVIPPGVRPMVALEGGRHATSDVNDLYRRVINRNNRLKKLLEIDAPEVILRNEKRILQEAVDALIDNSIRHNTASQAASPARKRELKSLADMLKGKGGLFRQNLLGKRVDYSGRSVIVVGPDLKLHQCGLPKHMALELFRPFVIAKLIEQGLAFNIRGANRLIDDGIPEVWANLEEVIKGKYVLLNRAPTLHRLGIQAFQPILIEGNAIQVHPLVTPAFNADFDGDQMAVHVPLSDEAQAEARELMASNKNLLKPGSGDPVVNPSQDIVLGCYWMTKIINGDKGEGKIFPSPNSAITAYDFNVVGFRAKVTVMPSTSPKYAIFGGKPFETTPGRLLFNSVLPKDFPYINKEITKKDLSNLVDDLLTKYGVDATPDVLDKVKAFGYKYVTKSGITWSLSDVNVPPEKDAILAEAYRNEKEVFAHYNDGLLSIEEKYDAVITIWREVENAIQRVVPAGLPKDGPVVDMITSGARGSINQVTKMVGMKGLTQGPSGRIIDFPMIPSLKEGLTPLEYFLSTHGSRKGMTDTALNTAKAGYLTRRLVDVAQDFIVAEKDCNDRSGIALSKENAGGIEIPLSRLLRGRVAAKDIVTPDGTVVFKKGTLMGRDEAIAADKAGVLTANVRSPLTCKVLRGVCQQCYGMDLGRGRIVALGETVGIVAAQAIGEPGTQLTMRTFHAGGAVGEDITMGLPRVEDVFERQSPKAEAAVAKFDGVVAEIRRGDKEDLVIVVVGEGGKKGKNEAEHSVSYRRQPKVKVGDTVVAGQIMTDGYADIETLFKYGGKMAAERYIISEINRIYETQGVSTSRKHLEIMVRQMFSRMRVRQPGDTRFSPSDTVEEAELVDENNAVIAKGGEPAVAERIVLGITDIALTKESFLSAASFQSTSRVLIQAAVEGATDHLRGLKENVILGRLIPAGTGFWSNEIEPVVAEEAVAEEAL
- a CDS encoding DNA-directed RNA polymerase subunit beta, encoding MEKLNKKHFGLYRAPLVEAPDLVAAQKESYQWLITDGLKEIFAEFSPIQDYSKKKFDLEFTGFELLPPRFDEHYARENKISLETPLRAEVKLSNKQLGIEKTQEIFMADFPVMTVRGTFIVNGVERVVVPQLARSYGIFFTAQELKTGRFFGAKIIPSRGAWIELETDADEVIWAKIDRKRKFPVTALLRIFAQTKNDEQLIELFKGNPDAKRAIEKTLAKDPAKSLEDSYVEIYRKIRDGDVTTTTNAAELIGALFQRERYDLSTVGRFRFNKRFNLGMDEKATAQRVLTIEDLVLTLSHVAELNHTPNAREDDIDHLGSRRVRYVGEMLQAKLRVGMTQMKRNIQDRMSTAESDTTLPVNFVSPRPLQARLKEFFTTNQLSQLLGQANILDEVEQLRTCSAMGPGGLTKERAGLEVRDVHSSHYGRLCPVHTPEGQNIGLVLRFSTYARTNEFGVIETPYAKVVKGKITNEIVYMNALEEERVTIAHAAVPYDDTGKITASRIEARVAGIPSIVDSKQVDYIDVSTNQAFSVATSSIPFLEHNDANRALMGSNMQKQATPLIAPEAPIVATGIEGRIARDSGRVVLADRDGVIKAVDARHIVVKDTKGNEVDMPLMNFLMTNDAGCFHQRPIVQVGDKVKKGDVLADTSTSDKGEMALGQNLMVAFMSWGGSNYEDAIILNERLVREQYLTSIHIEKFIVNVRDTKLGPESTTPDIPNVGEAKLKDLDHEGIVRIGAEVRSGDILVGKITPKGEALLTPEERLLRSIFGEKARDVKDTSLRMEHGKRGRVIGVKVFSREKGDALESGVIKRIYIEVAQLRNISVGDKLAGRHGNKGVISKILPQEEMPYMDDGRPVDVILTPLGVPSRMNLGQIFELHLGMAAKKLGYQAITPSFLGVQEEEIQAELVKAGFRPDGKQMLRDGRTGEYFEQAVSVGYMYILKLHHMVEDKIHMRSIGPYSLITQQPLGGRAQGGGQRFGEMEVWALQGYGAAHILREMLTYKSDDILGRSAVFDSIVRGKEIKEPGLPATFHVLLATLRGLSLDVQLKQRIGEEETIYRAPSLAASDTQNN